In Falco biarmicus isolate bFalBia1 chromosome 7, bFalBia1.pri, whole genome shotgun sequence, a single window of DNA contains:
- the ASTL gene encoding astacin-like metalloendopeptidase, with translation MDLKMFLVFTAFLLHAALGFPIQDSYGNSTTTTEPTEVTTQEDIFESPLPTETASEDEVIFNRILKVNKGSSQYLQEGDIVPRRSRSAISCRHCNWPQSRDGIVRVPYVLDPTYEESHIKGIHDAMAEFETLTCISFVKRKTERDYLSIKSADGCWSNYGKVGGGQTVSVMKGGCMWKGIIQHELDHALGFLHEHSRSDRDKYVKIMWEYISPADRPDFKKFENSNNLGLPYDYSSVMHYGPYTFTNTTGKATIVPIPDGSVPIGQRQGLSNLDVAKINKLYNCSRCSTILDEASGSLSSANHPRNYSDNTNCVWLIRTRSRKISLHFQAFELQTTRGCQGDYVKVYDGSSKSSAVLMDKTCGSKIPNDVVASSNLMLVEFVTDGAGTASGFRATFTSVKTQRKPNFYN, from the exons CAACAGAACCTACTGAG GTTACTACGCAAGAGGATATATTCG AATCTCCATTGCCTACAGAGACTGCCTCTGAGGACgaagttatttttaacagaattcTGAAAGTTAACAAAG GCAGCTCTCAGTACTTGCAAGAAGGTGACATAGTTCCACGAAGGAGTCGCAGTGCCATCAGCTGTCGCCATTGCAATTGGCCCCAGTCCAGAGATGGGATTGTTCGTGTTCCCTATGTCTTGGATCCTACTTACG AGGAGAGCCACATAAAGGGGATTCATGATGCCATGGCAGAATTTGAAACACTGACTTGTATTAGTTTTGTGAAGCGCAAGACAGAACGTGACTACCTCAGCATCAAATCTGCGGATGG CTGCTGGTCCAACTATGGGAAAGTAGGAGGTGGACAGACTGTCTCTGTGATGAAAGGAGGCTGCATGTGGAAAGGAATAATTCAACATGAACTGGACCATGCTCTGGGCTTTTTGCATGAACATTCTCGAAGTGACAGGGATAAATATGTAAAGATCATGTGGGAGTACATCAGTCCAG CTGACAGACCAGACTTCAAGAAATTTGAAAACTCCAATAACCTGGGTCTTCCATATGACTATTCCTCAGTAATGCACTATGGCCC CTACACATTCACTAATACCACTGGGAAAGCAACTATTGTACCAATTCCTGATGGATCAGTACCTAttgggcagaggcagggactgAGTAACTTGGACGTGGCCAAAATCAACAAACTTTACAATTGCA GTCGCTGCAGCACTATTCTTGATGAAGCATCTGGGTCACTGAGCTCTGCCAACCACCCAAGAAATTACTCAGACAATACCAACTGTGTCTGGCTCATCCGAACCCGATCCAGAAAG aTTTCTCTGCACTTTCAAGCCTTTGAGCTGCAGACAACCAGAGGCTGTCAGGGTGATTATGTTAAAGTTTATGATGGATCCAGCAAGTCTTCTGCAGTTCTAATGGACAAGACCTGTGGATCAAAGATACCCAATGATGTAGTTGCTTCTAGTAATCTTATGCTTGTAGAATTTGTCACAGATGGTGCTGGTACAGCTTCTGGTTTCCGAGCCACCTTTACTTCTG TGAAGACCCAAAGAAAACCTAACTTCTACAACTGA